A genomic window from Verrucomicrobiia bacterium includes:
- a CDS encoding homoserine dehydrogenase, with the protein MPKSAVSLASKPGTARSNASRLETCETVGERPALYNAMLSPAGKQLSPAKFPSILCRLMQQVTLGMIGGGTVGSGVFHALQQNGALMAARLGVQLAFRKIAVKAIDEPRPYPIDRNLLTTDWRDVINDPAIQIVIELVGGTGIAKTMVLAALAQGKTVVTANKALLSAHGPELFAAAKKGGASLYYEASVCGGIPIIKTLREGFVANRISAIYGIVNGTCNYILTRMKQEGAEFSDVLLDAQKQGYAETPPDLDIDGFDAQHKIGILASLAHGFWVDHHEIHTEGIRQISRIDMQFAEQLGYTIKLLGIVKQIDARSAKSTTRTSKSEKASNGVQVSVYPTLIPNAHVLASVNGVFNACFVRGDVVGDTLFYGRGAGKDATASAVLSDVADAALDLKNGSAARIPPFVAHAANGRVLPIDDIVSRYYVRLSVIDRPGVLARISAIFAKEKIGISSVIQPEGHEGESVPLILMLHDAQNSAMRKALAQISRLPAVKGNPVMIRVESFE; encoded by the coding sequence CAACGCAATGCTGAGCCCCGCGGGAAAACAATTGTCCCCCGCGAAGTTTCCCTCCATTCTTTGCCGCCTTATGCAGCAGGTCACTCTCGGAATGATAGGCGGAGGAACAGTGGGGAGCGGTGTCTTTCACGCACTGCAACAGAATGGCGCGCTGATGGCCGCCCGCCTCGGCGTTCAACTCGCCTTCCGCAAGATCGCCGTCAAAGCGATCGACGAACCCCGCCCCTACCCCATCGATCGCAATCTTCTCACCACGGACTGGAGGGACGTCATCAATGATCCCGCAATCCAGATCGTCATTGAACTGGTTGGAGGAACGGGCATTGCGAAGACAATGGTTCTTGCCGCTCTAGCCCAGGGAAAAACGGTCGTCACCGCAAACAAGGCGCTCCTTTCAGCACATGGGCCGGAGCTTTTTGCCGCGGCGAAAAAAGGCGGGGCCAGCCTTTATTACGAAGCGAGCGTGTGCGGCGGAATCCCAATCATCAAGACCTTGCGTGAAGGCTTCGTCGCCAACCGAATCTCAGCCATCTACGGAATCGTGAACGGCACCTGCAATTACATCCTCACACGGATGAAACAGGAAGGTGCCGAATTCAGCGATGTCCTCTTGGATGCCCAGAAACAGGGTTACGCGGAGACCCCGCCCGATCTCGACATCGATGGATTTGACGCCCAGCACAAAATCGGAATTCTGGCTTCCCTGGCTCATGGGTTCTGGGTCGATCACCACGAGATCCACACAGAAGGCATTCGCCAGATTTCCCGGATCGACATGCAGTTCGCCGAGCAACTCGGCTACACAATAAAGCTTCTTGGGATCGTGAAGCAGATCGACGCACGCTCCGCAAAGTCCACAACGCGCACGTCGAAATCCGAAAAAGCCTCCAATGGCGTTCAGGTGTCTGTGTATCCGACCCTCATTCCAAACGCCCATGTGCTTGCCAGCGTCAACGGCGTCTTCAATGCGTGCTTTGTTCGTGGCGATGTGGTCGGCGACACCTTGTTCTACGGCCGCGGCGCGGGGAAGGATGCCACCGCCAGCGCGGTTCTCAGCGATGTCGCCGATGCGGCGCTGGATCTTAAGAATGGCAGCGCTGCGCGGATTCCGCCCTTTGTCGCACATGCGGCAAACGGGCGCGTGTTGCCGATCGATGACATTGTGTCGCGCTACTATGTGCGGTTGAGCGTGATCGATCGCCCGGGCGTTCTTGCGCGGATTTCGGCCATCTTTGCGAAGGAGAAGATCGGGATTTCATCCGTGATCCAGCCTGAAGGGCACGAGGGAGAGAGCGTGCCGCTGATTCTCATGTTGCACGACGCGCAAAACTCCGCGATGCGGAAGGCGCTGGCGCAGATCTCCAGGCTTCCGGCTGTGAAGGGGAATCCCG